In the Halodesulfovibrio aestuarii DSM 17919 = ATCC 29578 genome, one interval contains:
- a CDS encoding DUF3450 domain-containing protein produces the protein MFQYFYRVFSFIIGGLLLLSPFAYANPEQATQLISATISTEQKAQKEIQKWQQEKQSVIAQIDNKQFELDWLTYQNKKYARYIEKIKANIDEMKRQQQELNVIANTIDPLLGSTVTRLKNFIAQDQPFLSVERHERIANIQSALADPHTSQAERLRRVLEALEIETAYGDSIELGDEQVVFNGTPLHATTLRAGRLGYYCISPDKTEVGFWNPEQKQFTALDKKNAQLVLNLQTIARRKQIVEITPLPILTGNVKENSTPPSTSAVAATKPQGIQ, from the coding sequence ATGTTTCAATATTTTTATCGAGTCTTCAGTTTCATAATTGGAGGACTCCTACTCCTTTCCCCTTTTGCCTATGCCAATCCGGAACAGGCAACACAGCTTATTTCAGCTACTATTTCTACTGAACAAAAAGCCCAAAAAGAAATCCAGAAATGGCAGCAGGAAAAACAAAGTGTAATTGCCCAAATCGATAATAAACAATTCGAATTGGACTGGCTCACCTACCAAAACAAAAAGTATGCTCGATACATAGAAAAAATCAAAGCTAACATTGATGAAATGAAGCGGCAGCAGCAAGAATTAAACGTCATTGCCAATACTATTGACCCCCTGCTTGGTTCTACTGTCACTCGCTTAAAAAACTTTATTGCACAGGATCAGCCCTTTCTCTCCGTAGAACGTCATGAACGCATTGCAAATATCCAAAGTGCATTAGCTGATCCACACACTTCACAAGCAGAGCGCCTGCGTCGTGTACTTGAAGCGTTAGAAATTGAAACTGCGTATGGGGACAGCATTGAACTTGGAGACGAACAAGTTGTTTTTAATGGTACGCCGCTCCATGCAACCACCCTTCGTGCCGGTCGCCTTGGATACTACTGCATTTCTCCTGATAAAACTGAAGTGGGATTCTGGAATCCTGAACAAAAACAATTTACTGCGTTGGACAAAAAGAATGCACAACTTGTGTTGAACCTGCAAACAATCGCCCGACGCAAACAGATTGTGGAAATTACACCGCTCCCTATCCTTACAGGCAACGTCAAAGAAAACTCAACACCGCCAAGCACCTCTGCTGTGGCTGCAACAAAACCACAGGGAATCCAATAA
- a CDS encoding MotA/TolQ/ExbB proton channel family protein — translation MRRYIFILLMGLMVVLTYSNAFAEKDTSEWKDTLTTLRKLNITHTKDVDNALRLSRMDKKELSSELKSVSEKATKADIDLHQAIEKYNSLLEKEKKLTASLNSRKEEIKTFEGTVRNAAKMLQDRSRISFLTLQHPERTNIFATFLNTERMPGLADLNSLIQMYFEELAATGTITKYNGEIIQTDGNAATAEIIRVGTASAIYQSTTGAVGFLELTTDGTVAKSVSGVSSSLQSTIEDVFDGNSIVPLDFSHGAAFIRYVADKDLWTKISDGGMLVWPILGIGLIGLLLALERFFTLSRTKRFSPSEHSEILELIQKQDWDSCYQKLSKRNTPTGRVLWSTLKKGHGSTAALEKGMQEALLAELASLERFLPTMQTLAAVAPLLGLLGTVTGMINTFQIITLFGTGDPHMLSGGISEALVTTQLGLAVAIPIMLLHHILNSRVDRIVTEMEEKGTALIATILNER, via the coding sequence ATGCGTCGCTATATTTTTATTCTGCTTATGGGATTGATGGTTGTACTCACCTACAGCAATGCCTTTGCTGAAAAGGACACATCTGAATGGAAGGATACCCTTACAACATTACGTAAACTTAACATTACCCATACCAAAGATGTAGACAACGCACTCAGACTTTCAAGAATGGATAAAAAAGAATTGTCCTCTGAGCTCAAAAGCGTTTCGGAAAAGGCTACAAAGGCTGACATCGACCTGCATCAAGCAATCGAAAAGTACAATTCCCTCCTTGAAAAAGAAAAAAAGTTAACTGCCTCCCTGAATAGCCGCAAAGAAGAAATCAAAACCTTTGAAGGAACCGTTCGTAATGCAGCTAAAATGCTACAGGACAGATCCCGAATCAGCTTCCTGACACTGCAACATCCTGAAAGAACGAACATCTTCGCTACATTCCTTAATACAGAGAGAATGCCCGGTCTTGCTGACCTGAACTCACTTATCCAGATGTACTTTGAAGAACTGGCAGCTACCGGCACGATTACAAAATACAATGGTGAAATTATACAGACTGACGGAAATGCAGCCACAGCAGAAATTATCCGCGTCGGCACGGCTTCTGCCATCTACCAATCAACTACCGGAGCGGTCGGATTCCTTGAGCTCACCACTGACGGAACTGTTGCCAAAAGCGTTAGCGGTGTTTCTTCCTCGCTACAGAGCACCATCGAAGATGTTTTTGATGGTAACTCAATAGTTCCTCTCGACTTCAGTCATGGCGCGGCCTTTATCCGTTATGTTGCAGATAAAGACCTCTGGACCAAGATTTCTGACGGCGGCATGTTGGTATGGCCAATTCTCGGCATAGGTCTCATCGGGTTACTTCTGGCACTTGAACGCTTTTTCACTCTCAGCAGGACAAAGAGATTTTCACCATCAGAACATTCTGAAATTCTTGAGCTTATACAAAAACAAGACTGGGATTCCTGCTACCAAAAGCTTAGCAAACGAAACACCCCTACAGGACGGGTGCTCTGGTCAACCCTCAAAAAAGGTCACGGAAGCACTGCCGCATTGGAAAAAGGTATGCAGGAAGCGTTGCTGGCAGAACTTGCCAGCCTAGAACGGTTCCTCCCCACAATGCAAACTCTGGCAGCAGTTGCCCCACTGCTCGGTCTGCTGGGTACTGTAACGGGCATGATTAACACCTTCCAGATCATCACGCTCTTCGGAACCGGCGATCCACATATGCTCTCAGGCGGTATTTCTGAAGCACTAGTCACAACCCAACTGGGGCTTGCTGTAGCAATCCCGATCATGTTGCTCCATCATATCCTCAACAGCCGCGTAGACCGGATTGTTACTGAAATGGAAGAAAAAGGAACTGCTCTGATCGCGACTATTCTGAATGAGAGATAA
- a CDS encoding MotA/TolQ/ExbB proton channel family protein — protein sequence MKLYSLLLEQLTAGGLVLLPILLTGFIMWWIILAKLCKLIQFHNAERSVQELKHNPPPEWHWQYYLAQQFTTLRCEDDTVNHAVMDTLRDACSAQLGKGVTTIAVLAATAPLLGLLGTVIGMISTFTTISEFGAGNARGLAYGISQALITTQCGLLVAIPGYLAVTMLQRRVAKLKYRIDNYLSYINVTFERDTKPLYITSRSNSNG from the coding sequence ATGAAGCTATATTCACTATTATTAGAACAACTCACAGCTGGCGGACTTGTTTTGCTGCCCATTCTCCTCACGGGTTTTATCATGTGGTGGATCATACTGGCAAAGCTATGCAAACTGATTCAATTCCATAACGCAGAACGATCTGTTCAGGAACTGAAACACAACCCGCCACCGGAGTGGCATTGGCAATACTACCTGGCCCAACAGTTCACAACGCTACGATGTGAAGATGACACCGTTAATCATGCAGTTATGGACACATTACGTGACGCATGCTCTGCTCAATTAGGCAAGGGAGTCACAACCATCGCCGTCCTTGCAGCAACAGCACCGTTGCTTGGTCTACTGGGCACGGTAATAGGGATGATCAGTACCTTTACGACTATTTCGGAATTCGGCGCAGGGAATGCCCGCGGGCTGGCTTATGGAATTTCGCAGGCACTCATCACTACTCAATGCGGGCTTCTTGTGGCTATTCCCGGCTACCTTGCAGTGACCATGCTGCAACGACGGGTTGCCAAACTTAAATACCGTATTGATAACTATCTCAGCTATATAAACGTAACGTTTGAACGCGATACCAAACCTCTTTATATAACGTCACGGAGTAATTCCAATGGCTAA
- a CDS encoding ExbD/TolR family protein: protein MANIRSLRLRNKQTELNMTPLIDMVFILLIFFIVTTSFVKEAGVEINRPMANTAVTNESTSLVIGITQSNEVWIEGKIYDVRSIRGYMNRFLAETPEGAVVIAADKECKSGLLIKVLDACREAGAANLSVAARNPA from the coding sequence ATGGCTAACATCAGATCTTTGAGGCTTCGTAATAAACAGACTGAGTTGAATATGACCCCATTGATCGACATGGTATTCATTCTTCTCATTTTCTTTATCGTCACAACGAGCTTTGTGAAAGAAGCCGGTGTGGAAATAAACCGTCCTATGGCAAACACGGCTGTAACTAATGAAAGCACAAGCCTCGTTATAGGTATAACCCAAAGCAATGAAGTGTGGATAGAAGGAAAAATATATGACGTGCGTTCAATAAGAGGATATATGAACCGTTTTCTGGCAGAAACTCCAGAGGGGGCAGTGGTTATCGCTGCTGATAAAGAATGCAAAAGCGGACTGCTTATTAAAGTTCTGGATGCATGCCGAGAAGCCGGAGCTGCAAACCTTAGTGTTGCTGCAAGGAATCCGGCATGA
- a CDS encoding energy transducer TonB encodes MIRPPRCHLQFAFAGICAVAFAVMLILAPVLLKQEVKPDSIFRFTSPVSLRDLPKKEEPEETPPEEEHPEPPPPPQIPTAAMEIQVTPVVPVQPELLNLDIATNLATAVAISIPKQNSLFSLGEVDEPPIPIFTPPPSYPHRAERKRLETKLTIQMIVAADGSVHKAEVQHGEFKNIFGKSALKAVSRWRFKPARLHGKPVAVLVSLPLEFLCTK; translated from the coding sequence ATGATTAGACCTCCTCGATGCCATCTGCAGTTTGCATTTGCCGGCATTTGTGCAGTTGCCTTTGCAGTAATGCTTATCCTTGCTCCAGTATTGCTAAAACAGGAAGTTAAACCGGACTCAATATTCCGTTTTACGTCTCCGGTATCTTTGCGTGACCTTCCTAAAAAAGAGGAACCGGAAGAAACACCGCCTGAAGAAGAACACCCCGAGCCACCACCTCCACCTCAGATACCGACAGCAGCAATGGAGATTCAAGTAACGCCTGTAGTGCCTGTTCAGCCGGAGCTATTGAATTTAGATATAGCAACCAATCTGGCAACAGCAGTAGCCATTTCTATTCCAAAACAAAACAGCCTGTTTTCGCTGGGAGAAGTAGACGAGCCCCCCATCCCGATATTCACACCGCCACCGTCATATCCGCATAGGGCGGAAAGGAAACGACTGGAAACAAAGCTCACAATCCAAATGATCGTTGCTGCCGACGGAAGCGTACATAAAGCGGAAGTACAACACGGCGAGTTTAAAAATATTTTTGGTAAATCAGCGTTAAAAGCTGTTTCAAGATGGCGATTCAAGCCTGCGCGATTACACGGAAAACCTGTAGCTGTACTGGTGTCGCTTCCATTGGAGTTCTTATGTACCAAATAG
- a CDS encoding tetratricopeptide repeat protein gives MYQIATQLLLTLFVLTIPLGQQAIAGQGDAYILNAALEALQKDQPAKAVTLLEPILSRKTPPIHALLIAGNAFIYQDAPKKALTLFSKGTKLYPAHAGLMRNKAIALYYIEQYSGAAECFIKAARLAKEDSNKNSKSRTEDWRQNHYQAAACFYKATKYAKARTAILPILSNKVSPSIAETLTLYAHIELALEHWKEAINALQRLITNAPNKAKSWKLLAEAYLRTDALKKAASTLQVAYSITAPTASEQTRLARIYLQIDAPLLACKTIQKIPSPITASQNMLLAIAYERSGDSKKAIIALQKAVALENNVKNNMELGKLLYRSCQYEQAITPLTLAANKTKKKGMAYYLIGQCFMHLKQLKKSKSFFNKALAYAEVKGSAQNALRMITQLSQTNHES, from the coding sequence ATGTACCAAATAGCAACACAGCTACTTTTAACATTGTTTGTTCTTACAATCCCACTGGGACAACAAGCCATTGCAGGACAGGGAGATGCCTATATTCTCAACGCAGCTCTTGAAGCGCTGCAAAAAGATCAACCTGCCAAGGCAGTAACGCTGCTGGAACCAATTCTTTCCAGAAAAACCCCGCCTATTCATGCACTGCTCATTGCCGGCAATGCATTTATATATCAAGATGCGCCTAAAAAAGCGCTTACTCTTTTTTCAAAAGGGACAAAACTCTATCCTGCACATGCTGGACTAATGCGAAACAAAGCCATTGCACTCTATTATATTGAACAATATTCCGGTGCTGCTGAATGCTTCATCAAGGCAGCCAGACTGGCAAAAGAAGATTCTAATAAGAATAGCAAATCAAGAACAGAAGACTGGCGACAAAATCACTACCAAGCAGCTGCCTGTTTCTACAAAGCTACTAAGTATGCGAAAGCCCGTACCGCTATTCTTCCTATTCTATCAAATAAAGTTTCTCCATCAATTGCAGAAACACTTACGCTGTATGCGCATATTGAACTGGCACTAGAGCATTGGAAAGAGGCCATCAATGCACTGCAACGCCTTATCACTAACGCTCCAAACAAAGCAAAAAGTTGGAAGCTACTTGCCGAAGCATATCTTCGGACAGATGCATTAAAAAAAGCCGCAAGCACACTACAGGTTGCTTACAGTATTACTGCGCCCACAGCTTCGGAACAGACTAGGCTGGCACGAATTTATCTACAAATCGATGCGCCATTGCTAGCTTGCAAAACAATACAAAAGATTCCCTCACCAATAACTGCATCACAAAACATGCTGCTTGCTATTGCCTACGAACGTAGCGGTGACTCAAAGAAAGCGATCATAGCACTTCAAAAAGCAGTGGCACTGGAAAACAATGTAAAAAACAATATGGAGCTTGGAAAACTTCTTTACCGATCCTGCCAATACGAGCAAGCAATTACTCCTTTAACGCTTGCCGCCAACAAGACTAAGAAAAAAGGAATGGCTTATTACCTTATTGGTCAATGCTTCATGCACTTGAAGCAGCTGAAAAAATCAAAGTCTTTTTTTAATAAGGCACTTGCCTATGCTGAGGTAAAAGGCAGTGCACAAAATGCACTGCGCATGATTACTCAATTATCTCAAACCAACCATGAGTCCTGA
- a CDS encoding AraC family transcriptional regulator: MGCLQNWIPALSTSHPLGSCILTDIKLIVHTLAPSSKPKTFAFKTADAPVEFMYCISGGVQIFATANNGKTIYTQLHEGTGAVLHLPLCNGYSIAKPNSPLQLVELQIAPENLQRLTTATGCPLQSKLKHIFEGDNAPSVLQDTPLPLPIRLTLKQILECPPNKEMSDLFLEYKKMELIYQQVTQLNSNLLKNKCNKRHHMHRAYLARKILMEDMVTPPSLLDLAVRVGMNKTQLNKTFRDVFGDTVFGVLRSERLKCARKMLEDGASSVTDVAYECGFSSPSHLTKAFTEEFGVRPKQYQTAVLNQQLGTPI, from the coding sequence ATGGGCTGTCTACAAAATTGGATTCCTGCGTTATCGACTTCGCACCCCTTAGGGTCGTGCATACTAACCGATATCAAGCTGATCGTGCATACTCTTGCCCCGAGCTCTAAGCCCAAGACATTTGCATTTAAAACCGCAGATGCACCTGTTGAATTTATGTATTGTATTTCCGGGGGGGTACAAATTTTTGCAACTGCCAACAACGGAAAAACTATTTACACTCAGCTACATGAAGGTACCGGAGCAGTTCTGCATCTTCCTCTATGCAACGGGTACTCAATTGCCAAGCCCAATAGTCCACTGCAGTTAGTTGAACTTCAGATTGCGCCCGAAAATCTGCAACGCCTGACAACAGCCACAGGATGCCCGCTTCAATCAAAATTGAAGCACATTTTCGAAGGAGACAATGCCCCGAGTGTATTGCAAGACACGCCGCTGCCCCTTCCGATCCGCTTAACGTTAAAGCAGATATTGGAGTGTCCCCCTAATAAAGAAATGAGCGACTTGTTTCTGGAATACAAAAAAATGGAGCTTATCTATCAGCAAGTTACGCAACTTAATTCCAATCTGCTAAAAAACAAATGCAATAAGCGCCACCATATGCATCGGGCCTACCTTGCCAGGAAAATCCTTATGGAAGATATGGTAACCCCTCCTAGCCTGCTCGATCTGGCAGTAAGGGTCGGTATGAATAAAACACAGCTTAATAAAACTTTTAGAGATGTCTTTGGGGATACTGTTTTTGGAGTATTACGGAGTGAACGCTTAAAATGCGCACGCAAAATGCTTGAAGACGGTGCAAGTAGCGTAACAGACGTAGCCTATGAATGCGGTTTTTCCAGCCCCAGCCACCTGACAAAAGCATTCACAGAAGAATTCGGAGTTCGGCCAAAGCAGTACCAGACAGCTGTACTCAATCAACAACTTGGCACCCCAATATAA
- a CDS encoding DUF1302 family protein translates to MESRNQLAVRDFSMPVSVLQRLSLGFSASKEDVNLFASTYLEQELAAFTWKNSDYKVWDVRPREIYVEYDKPGLNLFIGKRFMRWGSADGINPLDVVNPVDVVDPISTGRSNTRTPVFMSGLEVVQGDWSIEAVFLPVAAVQGIPLYGTPWEPEAIKALREMERAGCSVDVQDGNEPDRWFQQVEYGVHISTVLKGVDLEGVFFHGYENSPVWQSVAGDRGTVVFPEYKEFSALGFIFAKGFEKNTLRGEFAYKPDYPCVLNDSCMPGRVDLFQAVLGWDYDIDGIYYCNLQVFGEGYGIGSRHEFYRHGVTYSVNGTWLADTLTVGVRGQIYTDGQGAQTELFADYVITDNWNLYSGIMLWSGAPDSFLGQYGDNDFVYCTLRYSF, encoded by the coding sequence ATGGAATCCCGTAATCAGCTTGCTGTGCGGGATTTTTCAATGCCTGTGTCTGTATTGCAGCGACTTTCTCTGGGATTTTCAGCTTCAAAAGAGGATGTAAATCTTTTTGCCAGTACGTACCTTGAGCAGGAATTGGCAGCTTTTACATGGAAGAACTCAGATTATAAGGTGTGGGATGTTCGGCCAAGAGAAATATATGTTGAGTATGATAAGCCTGGACTAAATTTGTTTATCGGAAAACGCTTTATGCGTTGGGGTTCTGCTGACGGCATTAACCCTCTTGATGTTGTGAACCCAGTGGATGTGGTTGACCCAATCAGCACAGGGCGCTCCAATACTCGAACCCCTGTTTTTATGAGCGGATTAGAAGTGGTTCAAGGAGATTGGAGCATAGAAGCTGTTTTTTTGCCTGTAGCTGCGGTTCAGGGAATTCCTTTGTACGGAACTCCTTGGGAACCTGAGGCGATCAAAGCATTACGTGAAATGGAGCGTGCCGGTTGCAGCGTAGACGTGCAAGATGGAAATGAGCCGGACAGATGGTTTCAGCAGGTAGAGTATGGGGTACATATATCTACAGTGCTCAAAGGCGTTGATTTGGAAGGAGTCTTTTTCCACGGATATGAAAATTCACCAGTCTGGCAGTCTGTAGCCGGTGACCGTGGAACTGTCGTATTCCCGGAGTATAAGGAGTTTAGTGCCTTAGGTTTTATTTTTGCTAAAGGGTTTGAGAAAAACACGCTTCGTGGAGAATTTGCTTATAAGCCTGACTATCCCTGTGTGTTAAATGATTCCTGCATGCCCGGCAGAGTTGATTTGTTTCAGGCAGTTCTCGGATGGGATTATGATATTGACGGAATATATTATTGTAACCTGCAGGTATTTGGTGAAGGATATGGCATTGGAAGCAGGCACGAGTTCTACCGTCATGGGGTAACCTATTCAGTTAATGGTACTTGGCTTGCCGATACGTTGACCGTTGGAGTACGGGGACAAATATACACAGACGGTCAAGGTGCACAAACAGAACTCTTTGCTGATTATGTCATAACGGATAATTGGAATCTTTACAGCGGGATTATGTTATGGTCAGGAGCTCCAGACTCGTTTCTTGGCCAGTATGGTGACAACGATTTTGTGTACTGTACCTTGCGATATTCATTTTAA
- a CDS encoding outer membrane lipoprotein-sorting protein, with translation MKISAFFLRAVMTGLFLLLGTVFVIPALAITGKEIALKVDAVDSSRSGEQDIIMVVKRNDEKLVRTMHIKKLRGNDCEKQLILFSEPSDVRGTSFLTWGYKDIKQNDDMWVYMPEAALVRRISGGGKKGAFMRSDFANEDISRREVDDDKHALVGEEELYGVECYVVDMVPVQTDNTNYMKRRVWVRQDIWLPSRIDYYNKSGAVIKRAIFGGYKQIEGIWTATRQLMKSMQRGTQTLLETRKVRYNTALKEEIFSYAVLKR, from the coding sequence ATGAAGATTTCAGCATTTTTTTTAAGGGCAGTAATGACGGGCTTGTTTCTGCTTTTAGGTACTGTTTTTGTGATTCCTGCCCTTGCAATTACCGGCAAAGAAATAGCTTTGAAAGTTGATGCGGTAGACTCAAGCAGGAGTGGAGAGCAGGATATTATTATGGTTGTAAAGCGCAATGATGAAAAGCTTGTCAGAACCATGCATATAAAGAAACTGCGTGGTAACGATTGCGAGAAGCAGTTAATTTTATTTTCTGAGCCTAGTGATGTGCGCGGTACTTCATTTTTAACATGGGGGTACAAAGATATTAAACAGAATGATGATATGTGGGTGTACATGCCCGAAGCTGCACTTGTGCGCAGAATTAGCGGTGGAGGGAAAAAAGGTGCCTTTATGCGGAGTGATTTTGCTAACGAGGATATCTCCAGACGCGAAGTTGACGATGATAAACATGCGCTTGTAGGAGAGGAGGAGCTATACGGAGTGGAATGCTATGTGGTTGATATGGTACCGGTACAAACGGATAATACCAACTATATGAAGCGAAGAGTTTGGGTTCGGCAAGATATTTGGCTTCCTTCCCGCATAGATTATTACAACAAATCAGGTGCAGTGATTAAGCGTGCAATTTTTGGTGGCTATAAACAGATTGAAGGTATCTGGACGGCAACAAGACAGCTGATGAAATCAATGCAGCGGGGAACACAAACGTTACTTGAGACTCGTAAGGTTCGATACAACACTGCTCTTAAAGAAGAAATATTCTCATATGCTGTGTTGAAGAGATAA
- a CDS encoding PLP-dependent cysteine synthase family protein — translation MKFNSVLDCVGSTPCLEVSLENGVVFAKAEFMNPGGSIKDRIVARIVRQAEESGRLYRGMKVAEATSGNTGISLAMAGAANGYDVTIFMPETASLERRNMLKLLGATVELTPAEDSVGGAVAALEQFKVAYPDVFVVNQFVNKENIAAHYYGTGTEIWDDLNGRIDCFVSGIGSGGTLMGVGSFLKEQASHVTVFAAEPKGASALLGHTEGHHCIEGIGDGFLPEIVDPNLVDGIFEISDADAIDQALRLAQTHGVPVGLSSGANLVAANRILAEHPDWNVVTILPDRAERYFSTPMFSRVA, via the coding sequence GTGAAGTTTAATTCTGTATTGGATTGTGTTGGTTCTACACCGTGCTTGGAAGTAAGTTTAGAAAACGGGGTAGTATTTGCGAAGGCGGAGTTCATGAATCCTGGAGGCTCCATTAAAGACCGTATAGTAGCCAGAATCGTCAGACAGGCTGAAGAGAGTGGGCGCTTATATCGCGGTATGAAAGTGGCAGAGGCAACTAGTGGAAATACAGGTATTTCGCTCGCAATGGCCGGTGCGGCAAATGGCTATGATGTGACAATTTTTATGCCGGAAACTGCCAGTCTAGAACGCAGGAATATGCTGAAGCTACTCGGGGCGACAGTTGAATTGACTCCTGCTGAAGACAGTGTGGGGGGGGCGGTAGCTGCTCTAGAACAGTTCAAGGTGGCATATCCAGATGTATTTGTCGTAAACCAGTTTGTTAATAAAGAAAATATTGCTGCTCATTATTACGGTACGGGTACTGAAATTTGGGATGACCTTAACGGAAGGATTGATTGCTTTGTAAGCGGGATCGGGAGCGGTGGAACACTTATGGGGGTAGGTTCTTTTTTGAAAGAACAAGCGTCTCACGTAACAGTGTTTGCTGCCGAGCCTAAGGGAGCATCTGCCTTGTTAGGCCACACTGAAGGCCATCACTGCATTGAAGGGATCGGTGACGGCTTTCTTCCTGAAATTGTTGATCCCAATTTGGTAGATGGAATTTTTGAAATTTCTGATGCTGACGCCATTGATCAGGCATTACGTCTTGCACAGACTCACGGTGTTCCGGTTGGGCTCTCATCCGGTGCAAATTTGGTTGCTGCTAATAGGATTCTGGCTGAACATCCTGACTGGAATGTCGTTACTATTCTTCCAGATCGGGCAGAACGTTATTTTAGCACTCCGATGTTTTCGAGGGTTGCATAA
- a CDS encoding 4'-phosphopantetheinyl transferase family protein gives MHLDIDEAGDTEDIESSKSQIVWCSEALMPRLSINAIHIWMQEFAQVQFCPSWFNVLDHDEKALAKEYVTPELYERYVIAHFFVRKVLARYLNCSPEHVFLYRGRYGKPMLGNDQLSFSISHTDKRVLVAVSADSSIGIDAEEIGDIPEWELIARRWFSREELEWLFAQPDIPEAFLHCWVRREALLKAHGAGFELPFERIRMPTCSGCAQVLLAQEHFVIKNVNVHCAPAVAQWVCALAYRL, from the coding sequence ATGCATCTGGATATTGATGAAGCGGGAGATACTGAGGACATTGAGTCGTCAAAATCGCAAATTGTCTGGTGCAGTGAAGCCTTAATGCCTCGGTTATCAATTAATGCAATTCATATATGGATGCAGGAGTTTGCACAGGTTCAGTTTTGTCCATCGTGGTTTAATGTTTTGGATCATGATGAGAAGGCACTTGCGAAGGAATATGTAACACCGGAATTGTATGAGCGGTATGTGATAGCACATTTTTTTGTACGCAAGGTTCTGGCCCGCTACCTCAATTGTTCACCGGAGCATGTGTTTTTATACAGAGGTAGGTACGGCAAACCGATGCTCGGCAATGATCAGTTATCCTTTTCGATTTCTCATACGGATAAGCGGGTACTGGTTGCTGTAAGTGCTGACAGTTCTATTGGGATTGATGCAGAAGAAATTGGTGATATTCCTGAATGGGAATTGATAGCACGGCGCTGGTTTTCCCGTGAAGAATTAGAATGGCTTTTTGCACAGCCGGATATTCCCGAGGCATTTCTACATTGCTGGGTCAGACGCGAAGCCTTGCTTAAGGCCCATGGTGCAGGATTTGAGTTGCCTTTTGAGAGGATAAGAATGCCGACTTGTTCAGGCTGTGCTCAGGTTCTTTTGGCGCAGGAACACTTTGTTATAAAAAATGTAAATGTGCATTGCGCTCCGGCCGTTGCGCAATGGGTGTGCGCTTTGGCGTATCGATTGTAA
- a CDS encoding ferrous iron transport protein A: protein MKVTLLKWSRFLHKWLGIYIAIFTILWVFELIILPSLYSVKPVVDSSNPSATSLSIQQVADRIASGAYGSPEHMELRYQPERQHYIVADNSTFTLLTINAMNGQVISQKLDYDALLMKKTGLGWLNETLGEFLKIPFQIFFVILSITGLHLILFPHIKKKKAPEGLLALAPGQKFLFKSTSSTEDMAKTASIGLLPGVQATLLYIPRRGPVVISARNTRIAVARSVANSFIIAPVEA, encoded by the coding sequence ATGAAAGTTACTCTACTCAAATGGTCCCGTTTTCTTCATAAATGGCTCGGAATATATATTGCTATTTTTACGATACTTTGGGTGTTTGAACTTATCATCCTCCCGTCTTTATACAGCGTTAAACCTGTTGTGGACTCATCCAATCCCTCTGCAACTAGCCTTTCAATCCAGCAAGTTGCTGATAGAATAGCTTCAGGTGCATATGGTTCTCCTGAACATATGGAGCTACGTTATCAGCCTGAAAGGCAGCACTACATTGTAGCAGACAACTCTACTTTCACTCTTCTGACTATTAATGCGATGAACGGGCAGGTCATTTCCCAAAAGCTCGATTATGATGCCCTCCTGATGAAAAAAACAGGACTGGGCTGGTTAAATGAAACTCTGGGTGAGTTCTTAAAAATCCCGTTCCAGATTTTCTTTGTCATTCTGTCTATTACAGGCCTGCACCTTATTTTATTCCCACACATAAAAAAGAAAAAAGCCCCAGAGGGACTTCTTGCGCTTGCTCCAGGACAAAAATTTCTTTTTAAATCAACGAGTTCAACTGAAGATATGGCAAAAACAGCTTCTATCGGCCTGCTTCCCGGAGTGCAGGCAACACTTCTATACATCCCGCGCCGGGGACCAGTTGTTATCTCTGCCCGCAACACACGGATCGCAGTTGCCCGCAGCGTTGCAAACTCTTTTATCATAGCACCAGTGGAGGCCTAA